The stretch of DNA TGCCAAACTGCCATTGCCCGCTCCCATTTCCACAACCGTAAAGCGATCGGGACTACCTAAGTTTTGCCACATTTCCACCAGCTGAGTTGCCAGCAGTTCGCCAAAATCTCTACCTAAAGAACTAGAAGTAAAAAAGTCTCCCGCACTACCGATATTAGCCACTCCCGAACTGTAATAACCAAACTGCTGATGATATAGAACTAAGTTCATAAATTCAGCGAAAGTAATGCGCTGTTGGGAAGAAGTAGTTATTTGTTGAAAAATTACTTTCGATAATTCTTGAGAATTAGAAGCTACTGCATTCATATTTTACTGAAGGTCTACGTTTAGTCTGATATAAATAGCTTAAAACACAATAAATACGGCGTTTTTCAGATTGGTTGAGTACAGATCGAAACCTGCCTTTAAGATTTAAAAAACTGAGACAGAGAACTAAAAAAAAATCCCTCCTGCTTCATACGCCCAAACGCAGGGATATTTCCATGCTTTTATCTGTACCTCGGACGACGGAGAAATACTGTAGTTATTCGTTATCTAGCTTACAAAAATTCGTCCCAAAATGCCGACCACTTTTGCTCTGAAATGAATAGGCTCGCCAGCATTAATAAGATAAGGACTGGTATCGCGAGCGACAGTACGAAAATTTTAAACAATAAACTTGGTTTTGCTCGCTTAAAAAAGACAATTATACTTGAAGCCGAGCGCAGTGTATCTAGTTTCATTTATTCACCTCGCCTAACAACTTTTAGAAGACGAAATTTAGCTTTTGGAGCGACAATTTTATAGCGTCTATTTTGCTAGGTGTTTTTTTAATTTTAGCTATAGCAATCCAAAATGATTCATGAAAATTTTTTATTGCTTTTTGCTTTGATCGACTAAATAAATTAGTCTGAGGCGATCGCCCTTGGCATTAGCTTAAAATTAACTATAGAACTAAGAATAGTATTTACCTCAGACGCGATCGCAACTGTATCCATGAAACTCGACTCCAAAATTCCTTCTGGCAACCTACAAGAAAAATGGGACAACTATAAAGACCACTGCAAGTTAGTCAGTCCCGCCAATAAAAAAAAGCACGATATTTTGATTGTCGGTACGGGTTTGGCGGGGGCTTCGGCAGCGGCTACCCTGGCAGAGTTGGGTTACAGCGTTAAAAGCTTCTGCATTCAAGATTCTCCCCGTCGCGCCCACAGCATTGCGGCACAGGGAGGAATTAATGCCGCAAAAAACTATCCCAACGATGGCGATACGGTATGGCGGTTATTTTACGACACGATTAAAGGCGGTGACTATCGTTCCAGAGAAGCTAATGTCTATCGCCTAGCGCAAATTAGCAATCAGATTATCGACCAGTGTGTGGCACAAGGCGTACCGTTTGCTAGAGAATACGGCGGCTTACTGGCAAACCGTTCCTTTGGTGGAGCGCAGGTATCCCGTACTTTTTACGCCAAGGGACAAACGGGACAACAATTACTTCTTGGGGCTTATAGTGCCATGTCGCGTCAAATTGCCGCAGGTAAAATTCAGATGTTTCCCCGTCGAGAAATGCTCGATTTGGTATTAGTTGGGGGTAAAGCTAGGGGCATTATCGTTCGTAACTTAGTAACGGGTGCGATAGAAAGATATGTAGGCGATGCCGTATTGCTTTGTACTGGCGGCTACAGCAACGTGTTTTATCTTTCCACTAACGCTAGAAACTCCAACGTCACGGCGGCTTGGCGTTGTTACAAACGCGGCGCACTATTTGCCAACCCCTGCTATACCCAGATTCATCCTACCTGCATTCCCGTAGCGGCAGACTATCAGTCCAAACTAACTCTAATGAGTGAAGGTTTACGCAACGATGGGCGGGTTTGGGTGCCAAAAACATCAGGAGACAAACGCCACCCTCACCATATACCCGAAGCAGAACGAGACTATTATCTAGAAACTAGATACCCTAGCTTTGGTAACCTCGTACCCCGCGATGTCGCTTCGCGTAACGCCAAACAGGTAACGGATGAAGGTAGAGGTGTTGGTAAAACTGGTTTGGCTGTCTATCTCGATTTTCGCGATGCGATCGCCAAACAGGGAAAAAAGACGATAAGCGATCGCTACGGCAACCTGTTTCAAATGTACCAGCGCATCACCGATGAAAATCCTTATGAAGTGCCGATGCGGATCTATCCTGCCGTACACTATATTATGGGTGGCTTATGGGTAGACTACAACTTGATGAGTACCATTCCTGGCTTGCACGTTCTAGGAGAAGCTAACTTTTCCGATCACGGTGCTAACCGTTTGGGTGCAAGTGCTTTAATGCAGGGTTTAGCCGATGGTTACTTTGTTATTCCCTACACTTTAGGTAACTACATAGCAACGACAGATTTACCACCAGTAGACACTAACGATGCTGCTTTTGAAGAAGCCGAAGCTACGGTAAACAATAAAATAGCCAAACTAATTAACATTCAAGGTGAAAAAACCTCTACCGAGTTTCATCGCCAGTTAGGAAAAATACTTTGGGACTATGTAGGAATGTCCCGTAATAAAGCAGGATTGGAACGGGCGATCGCTCAAATAGCCGAACTGCGACAAGAGTTTTGGCAAAACGTCAAAATTCCCAGCAACTCCCACACCATCAACAAAAACCTCGAATTTGCAGGTAGAGTCGCCGATTTTCTCGAACTAGGAGAATTAATGGCACGAGATGCATTAAACAGAGAAGAATCTTGTGGCGCACACTTCCGCGAAGAATATCAAACCCCAGAAGGCGAAGCCAAACGCAACGATAAAGATTATTCTTATGTTAGTGCGTGGCAGTACACGGCTGATGAGGAAAAGCCAGTAATGTATAAAGAGCAGTTGGAGTTTGACAACGTGGAGTTAACTCAGCGTAGTTATAAGTAATGTTGATATGATAGTGTCTCAATTACTCAAGCACATAGAACAAGAAATTAGTCGCAAGCGCAAAGATCTAGATATCTGGCTTGAGAATTCCTATGCTG from Myxosarcina sp. GI1 encodes:
- a CDS encoding fumarate reductase/succinate dehydrogenase flavoprotein subunit is translated as MKLDSKIPSGNLQEKWDNYKDHCKLVSPANKKKHDILIVGTGLAGASAAATLAELGYSVKSFCIQDSPRRAHSIAAQGGINAAKNYPNDGDTVWRLFYDTIKGGDYRSREANVYRLAQISNQIIDQCVAQGVPFAREYGGLLANRSFGGAQVSRTFYAKGQTGQQLLLGAYSAMSRQIAAGKIQMFPRREMLDLVLVGGKARGIIVRNLVTGAIERYVGDAVLLCTGGYSNVFYLSTNARNSNVTAAWRCYKRGALFANPCYTQIHPTCIPVAADYQSKLTLMSEGLRNDGRVWVPKTSGDKRHPHHIPEAERDYYLETRYPSFGNLVPRDVASRNAKQVTDEGRGVGKTGLAVYLDFRDAIAKQGKKTISDRYGNLFQMYQRITDENPYEVPMRIYPAVHYIMGGLWVDYNLMSTIPGLHVLGEANFSDHGANRLGASALMQGLADGYFVIPYTLGNYIATTDLPPVDTNDAAFEEAEATVNNKIAKLINIQGEKTSTEFHRQLGKILWDYVGMSRNKAGLERAIAQIAELRQEFWQNVKIPSNSHTINKNLEFAGRVADFLELGELMARDALNREESCGAHFREEYQTPEGEAKRNDKDYSYVSAWQYTADEEKPVMYKEQLEFDNVELTQRSYK